Part of the Xiphophorus couchianus chromosome 19, X_couchianus-1.0, whole genome shotgun sequence genome is shown below.
gtattcttttacTTGACAAGCTGCGGCTCTGAGTAAACTCAGACTGAAATATGAATCTGGGCGAAGcacttctgtttttcctcctgtCAAACTGTGTGACAATGACTTTCTCGCTATCCACTTGCACCACCGTGGACATCGACcacataaagaaaaagagagtGGAGGCGGTCCGGGGACAGATTCTCAGCAAACTCCGGATGACGAGTCCGCCTCAGACGACAGGTCCGAGCCAGGTGCCGCTTCAGGTTCTGGCTCTGTACAACAGCACCAGGGAGCTCATAGAGGAGCTGGGAAGGGACCGGCAGCAGAGTTGCGGCCAGGATAACACAGAGACTGAGTACTACGCCAAGGAGATTTACAAGTTCAACATGATCAATGGCCCACCAGAAAACAGtgagttttaattttcaatCTATCAGACCCAAGAGTCACCGACCAACTTTAACTTGtagatttgattttgttttccattcattGGGTGGTCAGATTAATCAGAGACAATCTGAACATATCTATAGCTAAGATTTGTCCTGCTACAACCATGAACTTTAATGTActttatataaaagaaaatcaacatacAGTCATAAAGTGGAAACAAAATTCAGCATAGTTTTCAAATATTAGTctgaaatgtgactttttgtcttATCCAGCCTCTTGACCAGAATCggatttagttctggactttgactagaccattcaaGCACATTAATATTACTTTGATGTAATCCATTCCATAGTTGTATATTTAGGGTCAGACCTAGTGGAAGGTGAACTTCCACCGCTAGTTTAGATCCTTTGCTGttttaaacaggttttctttcatttttttccccaatatttACCTTCATCTATCGTCCCATCAACTCTGTCCAGCTTCCCTGTCCTTGGCAAACAAcaacatccccacagcatggtGAACCATATCTCACCCTGGTGATGGTATGTTCACAGTGATTAGTTTCCCGTTAGTCAATGGGTTTGATTTTAGCTTATCTGACCAAAGCTCCTTCCCTcatatgtttgctgtgtcccaTTGATGGTTTGCTACAACCTGCAGTTATGTCAACAGAATAGCAGAGAGAAGTACTACAAATGCAAACTATTTACTAATTTGGTGTTTTCTGAAGGTAATCTGTTgtagtagattttatttagaggtatcagCACAAGGAATACATACatagaagacatttttattgtcttctAGGAATGCCccgtctatttttttttttttcattaaatctaATGAACATCCTCCTGAAAAAGTATCCCCACAGCACTATGCTGCCTCCATCTGAAGGGATTGTGGGTTTATGGTGAtgtgctgtgttttattttcctttcatgtAGCCCAAGAGTGTTTGTACAAGTATAATTTTATTACattccagtaaaatacattgaaatttgtgtgTAATATGACCAAATGTGAAGaagatatttttaacttttcagatATCAGATTTCATCAcctaaaaactataaatatgtaAGTGGAATTCCATTTTTACTGTTTCATATTCATAAGGTGATCAACTTTCATCAAAATCTTGGACTAAAAGAAATTATGTAATAATCTAAACTCTGTGTTTCatacagttattattattagctgTGAAAGCAGTTTTAAGAACCAGGTGTATTATACGATCTGTGCAGTTTTACACACAGGCGCTCAGGCGATTAGGTGAGCGTTGtgcaaaggagagaaaaaaagtaaacagtCTAATAGGAATGAGCACCATTCCACATATACCTCACACCAAAGCCCTGGGAACTCCAGCTTATGTCTGACACATTCCAAAGTGAGGAAATTTCTCAGGCTGTTAAATATTCTCTTTATTGCCAACTCTAATacttcatttccatttttctggCCCTGATATTTTTCATCTACTGCAGCTCACCTCTGTTTCCCCCTACTCTATTTCTTTTGAGTACCTCTGTGTTATGATCTAATTCCCTTGTTCATCCATATTGGTATTTCCTGTATAAACTATGGCCCATTGATTGTTCCATAAATCAGTAGCAGAAGCTCGGTGAGAGGCCGACTCTCCGGAGAGGGGCCGTTTGGATCCGTGCCCATTCACGGTCAGAGGTCGCAGAGTGGAGGCGTTATACCCTTCTGAAATCAACAGGTGTTTATGCTGCGCTGTGACACTGAGCAGAGCCGCAGCACAAGTCCTGAATCAAATCCATTTCACGGGTCCCGCAAAGTGCTTCTGACAATCAAAATACACAACTCGGGGTTTATCCACTGGTCAGAGGTAGCCGGAGCTCCCAAAACAAACAGAGGTCTAAGGAGTGGGATCTGAGATGGCCTGGTGCCCAGGACACATCATACTGTACTGGGCCATGTACTCTAGGTGATAATAGAAGAAGTGAACCTGATTTACCGCTGGCAACACTTTTACCCAGCTTAAAGTCCAAGGAAGATATTACTCAGATCATCAGATGATgccaaaaacacattaattaaaacttttctttcccCTTCCCATTATGTAATTTCACGGGGATCTCGTCACGCAGCACAACATAATGTCTGTCACCTTGATAATTTTACAGTGTAGTTCATTTTCTAGCTGGATATAATGACTTTTACATACACCGCTTTTGGATGGTGGGAGTGTTTGGGAAAGCGgtcaagttttacttttttcttctctttttttttctttaaaacaaattcaagcaCAGTTGAGAAGTTAAACAGAATCCTTTCTCCCAGACTTTAATGCACCACTTGCTCCAGACACTACTACCAATGGAAATCAGTGCATTCTGCCATCTACGAGTACACAGAAGAAGCAGAATTCAGACATGGCAGCAGTTCAGAGCTGCTGTCAGAAGACCAGTGTGCACAGCTGAAGGAAAGGAGACAGCCAAGCTAAAGCACGACCTACGGCAGGATACCGACTCCACCATGCCTTGCAAATTGGATCATGCAGCTTCAGTGAAATTTCAAGCCAATCACTGACTCAGTGCTGGGGCCGGTAGAAAATATGAGGACTTGCGCTGAGGACAGCAGGGGTATCTGATATATGGGATAGTAAAAAGATGATGTCATCTGGACAAACAGAGACAGAGGCCTTTGGCCTTCTCCCAGGGAAACAGCATCTCTCCAACCAACTCCCTCAGGTTCACAATTTTGCTTCCTCATGTTTAATCAAGCAGGGGGAAAAAACGATGTTCTTCCTGTGCGTGGAGGGCCATCACATTATCTCATCTGCAGCAGTCGGTATCTGATGAATGAAGTGGAGAAATAAGAACCTCTCCGTGATGAAAAGTTTGATTGCTTTATATTAAAACCTCAATTTATTTGTGAGACAAAATCAAACCTTTCCCACAGAACGTAATGCAAACAAATACAGGATCCAGATGCAGGAATTTAAATGGATAAAAGAGCTCAAAGTTAAACTTTAATACATTTCCAAAGAAATCACTGCTATGCTTTATGAGAGCTAGACACCACAGCAGCTGGCTAGCACCTGCAGACTTATGATTactatttcttttgtttatctCCCAAAAGCTCTGGAGAGGCTGACATCACTGAATATCCTCCGGGCAAAAGGGCAATGAGAGGTGACTCTTGGTAGTGTACATCAGGAAGCGCCGCAGCAGATGAGCATTAGGTTGTGAGGTGTGGTTGGTGTCAGCGGGGCGTGGCCAACTTAGGTTCAGTGAACTaataaagcagctgaaaataaatgttcaggCACTGACTGTATACAGagccatgcaaaagtattcagatctctgtattttattgggcTATAATCATACTCGTATTCTTTCTTCCTATACGAGGGAAGAAAGAGGATACACTACTTTCAGCAGTCTTTCTCAAGAACTCCAAAAAAATTCTAAAGGTTCTCACCTTTAGAAACTAAAGTCTTTGcacattccttttttttatttatttatttatttttgctaaattgaTCAGCTCTAGTCAGATTGTATGAAAAACATCTCTGAACATATCTTGTAAGTTCAGCCAGAGATTCTAAATTGAATTGCAGTTGAAACTTTAAAGCTTctgcatgtaacttttatttttaaaaaaaagtttttatatatttgttaaaactgtcactctGTCAGTGTGACATGAGACAGAtgagctgtgaaaaaaaaaatcaagctcctccagCTGGTTGAGCTAGTAAATGCACCGGTCCCTGTCAAAAATCAACCAACCGGAGCCACGAGAGGGGCCTGAGCTCTGTCTGTCAATCAATCCTGTGTACTCGCTACTCAGTGTACTAATTAATGGTGGGGAAGCAACTTTCTGttccaggaaaaccatttatccacTGTCACCGGAGGCCATGCTAGCTAGTCTGAATATTCATTGCAGGCTCTGCTGTCTGGAAGATGCTGGAGTGTAGCAGAGCGCAACAGGTTCataagcatgattgacagtgaTTACCTTtttcttggctctgattggttgtttctgaccaagcagTGTTTTTCTGCAATTACCACTGAGAAAAGGCAGAAGagcttgatattttttttttgacagattgtttttcttatacTACGACAAAGTGaccattttaacaaatatgtaaaaaaaaaacaacatgttttttatcAAAGCTACATGCAGATTTAACTGTTCTAACAGAGAAATATGATTTAATCTGAACTACTCCTCCTTAGCTCCCGCTGTGTCTTTAGGgtttttgtcctgctggaaagtgaaTCTACATATTTTATTCCAGGATTGCTCCTGATTTATCatcattcattttccttttaactcTAAACATCTTTGTTGTGCCCTTCTAAGGAAAAGCATCCCTtcagcataatgctgcccccACCTTGTTTCATCATGAGGATGGTGTTTTCTGCTACACATACTGTTCTGCTAGAAATAGGGTTTTGCATAGTtgacaaaagttttatttgacaaaatcatttgacatttgcagatgcaatgtgacaaaaatgattttgaaccTTTTCGATAACAACTAAAACGTGGAAATAGATTTTGCTATGTTTTCCATTTATCAGATGCTCACTTCTGATTAAAAGAATGACTCCAATAGATTTACACAAATATAATGTAATCAATAATCTACACTTACACCATGAAGCAGATGTCCACTGATCCAAAATTAAtatctgtattaaaaaaaatgtagattgGGTATTGGTGATAGTGTGTTcaatccataagggcagatctactGAGTCTAGTTCTATGCTTTGTactctgctttatttattttacattatatttagaattcctaaaaGCGCTTTCTGAACcgtttaaatgaattatttttatatgtttaatcAAGGTggtcaacctattgtttttgtcagttccagattattatttatttgacattggCCTTTATACTCCTCGttacactgactgaacaaatgaaagtaaattaaagtgtttttacatgtttgaccaagcttgtgaagcaaTCGGTGTATTTAAGTATGCTGTTCTGGTGCAgagttatgaaataaatttgtaattcagtacatttatgttcctatttttaaaaaagaaatgtcttgtCAATTCAGTGCCGTTTTTCTGTACTGAATCAGTATCGGCCAATATTAAACCTCAAATATCTGTATTGGTATCAGAACTGAAAAAAGTGAATCGTGCATCACTTCTTGGAAGCAGTGTAAAGTAAACAGCATAATGGTGCCACCTTTCTGTTGCTCAAAGCAGTGTCCAGTTTAATTATACTCAGCTGGAAGTTTAATAccattaaaaaatcttaaataagtACATGGAAATTTgtggtaaaatgttaaaagagcGACAAGTTCAAGCGCTATGAATACTTCTGCCAAGCACAGGATGTTTTTGCAAAGGAATCAATGAGAACACGTTCATAAAATACCATTAAAACGTGATTTATTAGCGTATATTCAACACTATCTTTCAGACAGCACTAGATCTAACTTGTTTACTTTGAGTAAGTCTCACTCTGGTTTTCATTTCTGACAGTGGATTTAGCCATAAAATTAGACCCAGAAGAAGCTTATTGATATAAATCTGTGCTGCCTCAAACGGTTTCAGGCTCTGAGTTCTGGCGCTCTTTAAGGAGCTTCAACCTGAAAACAAGAAGTAAAGAGTAAAGAAATTAACGAATCTATCTCATATTAATTACACAAACAATTCTCTCCACTCACCAAGATGGAACAAATTACTTCTCAGACCTCTGGCAAAAATAAGTCGTAATTTGAAATCCTAAAAGCGTTGCAATGGGAAAAATGAGGTCATCCAAAAGGAAACCGAAGACTTGATTAGAATTTCAAATCTCCCCTCAAAGTGGGGCTTTCCACCTTCTGTGGGGGAGGCAGGGAGGGAGAACGGGGGGAGAAACGGGGCCATGAGTGAGGGGAGGAAAAGGCTATTGAGGATTCCTCCTCATAGATTGTCTGGAAAACATTGGACAGATATCTGGCTGGGGATAGACACGGAAAAGGTCGTCTATAAATAGGgaaagttgagaaaaaaaatttgtatgGAAATACCACATAATGACTGGGAGGACACTGAAATAGGATTATGGGTCAAATGAAGTACAGACACTTGAAGATGTGCAAGTTCCTTTTGCATGACACAGACCCAGCTTCCTAGTTTCCATTCGTCCCGAAACTGCTCAAGGTGCAAATCAGCTAAAGGTGTATTGTGCCTTTCAACCACCAGCATAATCCAAGGCTTGGTAATAAAGCTTAAGCTTGAGGTAATAAATTAGCCAAAGCTTGGCTGTAAATGACTGTTTCCACTTGGCTCATAAAACGTTTGCTATGTGCTTGTTTTGCTCAACGCTGCATGTGCTTTGcctgttaaaataataaactcctACATGGTTtaagggaataaaaaaaaaaacttcagtatGACAGGAAGCTTTTCAGATAGCAGTCACCCTTTGAGTTGATTCTGTCTGTGTTGATAACCCGGCCTGGTGTGGCCTGAAATCTCCGTCGTCAGCGGTGTTTCTGGTATTTCTCTGCTCTGGTGCCTGCAGATGCTTGTTTCCGGCTTAATCTCTGAGTTCATAACAGTTTTGGCTTCTGTTTGAGGCTTCAAAGCACCTGTTGAGCTGAAGTGCTTGTAGGCAGAGAAGCGAGGTGCTGTCCCTCTGTAGCCTGCTCCACCACCACATGGCCCATTTGGATCtcatttcacaattttaacTTGTTGCTAACTCCTACTGCacaaagcagaaacagatgGTTTGTGATAATAGTTAAAAGTATATGActatttttttgcaaactgcTTTAAGATGTTCAGATCACATGTGAACAGTCTGCCTTAAAAAACCTATATATGACATCTTTTTCCACAACCTTTCCTTTAATTGTGTTCAGAGCTGCAGTTCACAATAGTTTTACTTATTTCCATGACCAAAATctagaaatatgtaaaaaaaaaaaaaaagcatgaaagaaaataagtgaGCACTAGGCAGCCAAGAGTTGTTGTAGAGTGATGACGTTACGTTTGGAGAGCAGAACTTAGGCATTATTGGATAACCTAATGGCCAACAGAAGAGAAGAGCTTTGATAGCAAAGTCATAATCTTGAAACCCTTGCATGTGATGCAGTGGCGTTGTTTGATATGGGCTGCATGGGCAGTCGCCCAGGGTGGCATTAGAACTACAAAATAGCATACATCTTATCTGTCAGCCCTGAACAAGTTTGCTACTTCTTTTATACATGTGCAGTGGGAAACTAGGTTACCTGCtttctgctggaaaagaaaacagataatTGCCTCCATTTATTTGGTTGAGGGGGGCTTGGTCAGGGCCCAATTCCTGCAAGAACCACAGATCtaataattcattcattcattgagAAGGAAAAAGTCATGAGAAATGCTATGTAAGCAGTAGCTTGAAGACCTAAACAACCAGTACCCTGTTGAAGGCTTTTAAGAGGCCTTTTGGTGACCCATGTCTACTTGTAATTCACCAGTGACAAACAACTGTTTGTAGCAAAAACtgtcatttaaaacacaaaaagtcatGTCTGCTCCACTTCTGACCAGCATTATTATCACTAAAATTATCAATTTTAGTGACAATTTTGGTGACTGTTCaactttcacttttttccacatAATCTGTCAAACATGTTTAAGTCATGATGAACTCCTGTCATGCCACTGAAAGTCTGTAAGTCTGTATACATCTAGTTTCCACACAATATGTTATTTGGTCCCAAAATGTCACTTCAAGCTAATGTTATACATCTGGAAGATGGAGGAGAAGTTAAAGTATTGAGACTGCAGCTTCAATCAAAAATCCACTctttcatttggctcagacacagagaaaaacaattgCAGCCAAAGGTAATTGTGCAGGATCATATTAGAATACGTCATTAAGAAGATGAGGATTTAGCAGGATTTCTGGACATGACCAGACATTTTGTCCTGACAGAAGAAGCATAaaaaggatatatatatatatatatatatatatatatatatatatacacactaTTGGTGCATAAAAATCTGCTCATAACATACAGCTGTAATCACATCAGTAGTCTGGCTGTTTACTCCCTGCCTGAGCTATCTGATCTATCCGTGGCATAAGCTGTGTTGTGGCCTCATCCATCAGCTTTTGGTTGTTTCTTTCCTAATGTCCATAAATCcacatgtttttaaatcctGGGACAAAAAGTGTGTCCAACAGAGAGACTGTTTTGTGATCATCTTCATCTGTTTAGTTCAAGGAACTCACCTACATGGCCTGCATTGATGGTCTTCGTAACAAAATTGTTCactctattctttttttctgttcccaATAAGCAGTTGCACTTTCATTCAGTAGATCCCCATTaaaatttattcttttcaacATAGAAAACTGTCTGGAACATTAGTCAGTCAGACAATGTGGCTCAAGATGACGCGTCATCGTCCAGATATGGTACttgatgttaaaataaatgtgtggctACAAAagtgtgggtttttttggaaAAAGTTACGCTTTGAAATACTTTGAAAACAGTATATTTTCAAAGTTCAAAAtatgttatttgtttgttttttttgttttgtttttttttaaatgacgagttacaatgttcattttacctGCAGATGACCTCTCCTACTGCAATAATCGTATCACCTCCAAGGTTTTCCGCTTCAACGTGTCGATCATGGAGAAGAATGCCACCAATCTGTTCCGGGCTGAGTTTCGCGCCCTGCGGATCCACAATCCCAATGCCAAGAAAAACGAGCAGAGGATTGAGCTCTACCAGGTGCGTGAACTCTCAGTTCCTCTGTTAGCAGAGCACAGGTGGGGGGAAAGGGTGAGTAAAatgctttgtttctctcttaAACCACTTGTAGGTCACAGGGaaggatgaaaacatttatatttggGGAGTCTGACtccctttttccttttcacGTGCTAATCATTATTCCATGTGCTTATATTCCAATGGGTTCTACATCAggacacattttaaaaccttctgCAACCACATTAACATTCTGCGCTTTCGTCTCTTCCAGCTTCTAATCTCAGCAGTTGTCCATACATGCTGGATCAAGGAGGCATTTATATCTGcctctgtgttttatgtttatgataATCTTTGAAGTCTGCTGAAACATCCATATGGTTGATGTCTGTGCGTGGGGTGGCAtggatatatatttttctgcctCCTCATTAATTTCCTGTTAGAGAGTTGGAGTAATGATCAGGTTCCAACACTTCCTGCCAGGAAGACAAGCGTCTCCGGACTACATACCGTCTCTAAGGCGAACCTCAGGCCAGCGCTTGAATGCAGACTGTCAGGCCCTCAAGATTATTTCCAGGGTTCTGGGAGGAGATAGAGGCAGGTTCACCCACCGGTGGGAGTAAATGGAGCCGTTCAACCGCCCCCACACTTTTCAGGCAGGATCTGATTGGCAGACGGCTGATGCTGGCTGTACAGCGGCCCCTCGGTCCCACAGGAAGGCAGATTAGATGCTGACAATGTTCAGGAACCTGGTTATCCACAGCCCTTGCTGTGGGGCCAAGGGCTCAGACCCACCACTCTAACAGATTGTTCCCCCACACATAAACACCTCTTTCCAGAAAACTGTTGGTGCCGATATGAATTCCTTCTTTGatggttttgtttattataaatGCCCTTAAAGGTGTTTAGTTTGAACTGTGTGACACTGAGTGGCTGCCAAGTAGGATGGCCAGTTTCTCATTGGTACATTTCACAGCAAGAACACAAAAACTTTCtgagtatttttagtctagtttctagtcaaaatgtactttaaatacgaaaactaacttacatgcaacttttcagcaagctaTAGAagcttgctttaagtcaatttaattaagttttagctccactggcaaattatttcactaataagacTTTtcccccatgttataagtgaagtaACCTACCAATGGAGCTTGTACTTGTTTATAAGTAATAAGGAATTATGAACTTCATACAAGCTGTTATATATTACAGAAAAGATAATTGTAAGAtagttttcttatttccagCGTActaagaaactagaccaaaaatactctgtgtttttgaagtgttgcAAAATGGGGATATCAACACAGGGAGTCACTTTTTCCATGCAGAGTAGACGCTTTAGCCTGAGGCATCCTGGAGAGTCTGGCTCAGACACACCGCCTTGGTTCTGCATGCCCAAGGTTTTTGCAACAGggttacattttcagatttcttcacAGATCCTCCAGAAAGACGACCCAAAAGTCAAACAGCGCTTCATCGGGGGCAAGAACGTTCTGACCAAGGGCATCCCTGAGTGGATCTCCTTCGATGTGACTGAGACCGTGAGGGAATGGCTGATGTACGGAAGTGAGTTGGAAACCTCAGAACTGCCTCTCTCCCTTGCTTTCCTTACACACCTGTCAGAAAGATAACAACTTTACGAAGAGATTAAGGGTAATTTCCTcaggaaaaatgtcatttacTTAGATCTTTCTGTTCTGGATGTTCCCTCAGAGACTAATCTTGGCCTGGAGATCAGTGTGCACTGTCCCTGCCACACTTTCAGGAAAAATGGTGAAATCGTTGAAAACACAAACGAAGTGCTGGAAGTCAAATTTGAAGGTGAGTCCTCTTTTGGATGCATCAGTGATATGATTGAGCAAAAGGTTTTAGAGCTTACAGCTATTTAACCTAAAGTCACACGCAGTGTcacaatatataatattatatatataattaatttgaatttcATGTGTTATATAGAATTACTACACAGAGTGAtgcatttcaagcatttatttctgttcatttaaaaataagacagATTTTTTGTATAGAAATGTTATGTTACTTTTATGCTAAACAGCAAAAGGGTGCAACTGCTGACAGTCACTAGCACCCTCCACAAGGAGGATaagccacaaaaggtcattgctaGAGCAACTGGCTGTTCAGAGTTGTAGATTCATGCATGCTAGTGgaaaattaagtggaaggaaaatgtgtgatTGCGAAAGTTACTCAAGCAAGCAGAAAAAGGGCAGAATTTTACCTTTCATTTGCTGTAATCCATAGTTGTCACAAGTAACAGAAAtaacactttaaaatatatcaatcTGTGTTTATGGAGCAAGTgtgctttgttaaaaaaaaaaagaaaagaaactaagCACCCAGAATTTtatctataaaataaattgatgaCTTTTAGGTGGTTAATGTGGTTTGATTTAGTGTCTCACTGCTGTGGCTGGCCAACATTTAATAACAAGTATCTCATTTAAAGTTCCTCAAAGTAACCAACTAGAAacaggatttgttttgtttttccttttttgtgttatatcacaattaaaactgatttattgacATTGATTGATTGGTTAATGATGCAGTTTAAAGATGcgttatattttttattaaaatgttttaaatggtttttggTTCACTCTTTTTCAGTGCAACTcatacttttgaaataaaaggagAAGGAttgatagttttatttatttttgtgcaaatacaAATCTGGAAAGTATGCCATGGATGTTTCCAGTCCCGTTTACTCCAGCACcgctaaataaaattcagtgcagtgTTCATCAAAAAATGGAAAGTATGGTACAAACGCACCAACATATGGCTGATCACTTAAAGTGGCATGAAGTCCATGGtagctggaggagctgcagagtaCTGtggctcaggtgggagaatctgcaGATGTGACTATTGGTAGCAGTACACAAATCTGATGATGATGTACACATATATTCTCTGCATATTTTAGCGGAGTCTTATTTTACTCAGAATAATGGgtaaaagtatattttgttttatgtgtgaTTGCGGCAAAATTTGGCTGTACACGTTGACCCAGAGGGGGTGGatagaaatgcaaaaacatgtagaatgcaaaacattattttctgttccttttACAATTATTGTTGGTCTGTCGCACaaagtcccaataaaattcTGTGAAATTTGTGGTTGAAGGAGTGGGAATATTTGTACCAGCCATTTTTCACAACCAAAACAGTGGCCATAGATAATACTACAGAAAGATTAGAAGAAGTCAAAAATATCACAGCTTAAGCAGTTTTGCAACAAAAGGTCACAAGAAGTGTTTATTTGGTCAGAAACATACAGATTGGTGCTCAGTCTTCCAGACATTACAGTATAGATTCTGGGATTCTGCCTTTGCTTTTCATATTGATTTAGATACATTTCAGAAGGACCAACCAGACTGTGAACAAATATTTAAGCAGTTGTCTTCTGCATTCAAGAAGATGTTtcagtggtgttttttttttttacctctgcaTACTTTTTCCGTGCACATAAACGTCTGCAGAGAAGAAAAGGTTTCCAGCATGCGACGGCcgctttaaatacatttttttctaaagcatCTCAGTTTCAATCTAGGGTTGTGTGCACTCCTGCGTACAGATCCGCACGGATTTCCCGTGTTGTCCAGTCTCCTTGGCCAGACTGTGGTCGCAGAGTCTGTGTTTGGTCAGGGTTTGTCTCTGCTTTTGATCTCTCAAAGCCAATAAGGTGGCCCCGCCAGTTTTTGTTCCCGATCAGGAGCCAGATAATCATTCGGTTTGTTTGAATTACGTTTAATTTGTCTAATATGAAAGATAGGCATCACTGCTCTGTTGAAAAATGTGGTTTATTCTGATTAGAGCAATTTGGGCTGAGTTTTCGGATGATTTTCATTTGTCAATTTTATGAGCAGTTTATTTCAAAAGCCCAATTTAGCCCTTTTGTTTAAGACCTAAACGTTTTTAATTCACTTGTGAACCAAGCTGGGGATTTACATCAAAAACACTCATAAAAAGTGACTTGTAGTCTGTTCATCAGGATGTTCTTCATCCAGTAATCCTCGCAAAGATGATGGCCGTCATTTCTTAAAGGAAGACAGACACAGAGCATGGGAATACAGATGATCTGGTATCATACTTAGCTCTGGGGCCCCCGGACCCTCGGTCCTGGGAACACTCCTGACTAGCCTGACCACAAGGAATGCGCTGCGACGGGGTGCAGACGTTTGGCCCCAAATTAAAGAGGGCCGTGCAAATCTACCAGCATCTCTCCTGAGATATGAACTGTTTAAGCTATCAGGGGTAGATGGGACGAGCAGACGCAGGCCCAGTGAGGAGAACGGAGGGGAAAGAAGGAAGCTGGAGGCAGCAGCGTAAATACAGAAAGCAGGGTTTTCTACACAGCCTGGAAAAGTCTAGAAAA
Proteins encoded:
- the tgfb3 gene encoding transforming growth factor beta-3 proprotein; the protein is MNLGEALLFFLLSNCVTMTFSLSTCTTVDIDHIKKKRVEAVRGQILSKLRMTSPPQTTGPSQVPLQVLALYNSTRELIEELGRDRQQSCGQDNTETEYYAKEIYKFNMINGPPENNDLSYCNNRITSKVFRFNVSIMEKNATNLFRAEFRALRIHNPNAKKNEQRIELYQILQKDDPKVKQRFIGGKNVLTKGIPEWISFDVTETVREWLMYGKTNLGLEISVHCPCHTFRKNGEIVENTNEVLEVKFEGMEGDYNDQKKQEEQKEQKEQPYPHLILMMIPPHRLDVHSSSRRRKRALDTNYCFNNYEENCCVRSLYINFRQDLGWRWIHQPEGYFANYCSGPCPYLRSADTTHSSLLSLYNTLNPEASASPCCVPQDLEPLTILYYVGRSPKVEQLSNMVVKSCKCS